Proteins from a genomic interval of Staphylococcus debuckii:
- the isaB gene encoding immunodominant staphylococcal antigen IsaB family protein, whose translation MKKVIAATGVTLTLALGTSVLPANNEAGNEAHAATQPYYNYTGYAAYDSSFFVDPNFVRAIKYHNLTFNGYKIQGQHQAVPNSTKNIQVYDQLIAINKETNNAVSVSIPINQGQVSRQAIENAYGTNYEFVSEKMSNDTGMMVYEFDGSTVNIEIYHNMADSATIT comes from the coding sequence ATGAAAAAAGTAATTGCAGCAACCGGCGTAACTTTGACGTTAGCACTTGGTACAAGTGTCCTTCCAGCAAACAACGAAGCAGGCAATGAAGCACATGCAGCAACACAACCTTATTATAATTACACAGGCTATGCAGCGTATGATTCAAGTTTCTTTGTAGATCCGAATTTTGTGAGAGCGATTAAATATCATAATCTCACATTTAATGGCTATAAGATTCAAGGACAGCATCAAGCGGTGCCGAACTCTACTAAGAATATACAAGTATATGATCAACTAATAGCGATTAATAAAGAAACGAATAACGCTGTTTCTGTTTCAATCCCAATCAATCAAGGTCAGGTCAGCAGACAAGCAATCGAGAATGCATACGGAACAAACTATGAGTTCGTTAGTGAGAAAATGTCAAATGACACAGGTATGATGGTTTATGAATTTGATGGCAGTACAGTGAATATCGAAATCTATCATAATATGGCAGATTCTGCTACGATTACTTAA